DNA sequence from the Desulfosporosinus sp. Sb-LF genome:
AACCCAAATTAGGATATCTCCATCGAGGGATGGAAAAGCTTGCGGAAAGCCGAACCTATTCACAGTTTATTCCGTATACAGATCGTTTGGATTACCTAGCTTCTCCACATAACAACTGGGCTTATGTCCAAACTGTTGAGAAACTTATGGGAGTAGAAATTCCCGAACGGGCGGAATATCTTCGAGTGATTTTCGGAGAACTTGCTCGAATTGCCAGCCACCAGGTTATGATTGCAAGTACAGCACTCGATATGGCGGGGTGGTCGGCATGGTCATATGCTTTCCGCGACCGTGAGCGCATCTTAGATATGTATGAAATGACCGCAGGAAGCCGATTGACAGTTAATATCATGCGCATAGGGGGATTAAGCGCAGAGCCACCTGCAGAATTTTGGCCTGCCCTAAAATCGTTCCTCGATGATACACCTGAGATGCTCGAAGAATACTATGGTATCTTTTTAGGGAACGAAATAGCACAAGGCCGATTGAAGAATATCGGTATCCTATCAAAGGAACTCGCGGAGAATCTCTCTATTACCGGTCCGGTTTTACGGGCGTCCGGCGTGAATTTTGACGTGCGTAAAGCAGAACCCTACAGCATTTACGACCGATTTGACTTTAACGTACCGGTTCGCACGGGGTGTGACAGCTTTGACCGTACGATGATACGAATGGACGAGATTGTGGAAAGTATTAAGATCATTAAGCAAGCTATACGTGATATTCCTGAAGGACCAATTATGGCCAAGGTGCCTAAGGTTATCAAACCTCCGGTTGGAGAGGTATATCATCGCGTAGAAAACCCTAAAGGGGAACTGGGATTCTATATCGTCAGTGATGGAACGACTAAACCGTCCCGGGTCCGTATACGGCCGGGCACATTCATTAATATACAGATGCTCCCAATTGTGGCCTTGGGATGGAAAATCCAAGACGTTGTTGCGATTTTTGCAACTTTGGACGCTGTATTGGGTGAAGTCGATAAGTAGTAAATTGCAATGAGGGGAGAATAAGATGGAGACATTAAATAATCTGTTTTTGATTATTGCGCATGCCATCCGTAGTCTTTTTGCGGATCCCCACTCAGTTTGGGCTAATTTAACCATGGATGTCATTAACTTTATCATCGTGGTTGTCATTGTTGTCTTGGCTGCATTAATTTTAATTTTACTTGAACGTAAAATAGCAGGTTGGACATCACAAAGGACAGGGCCCAATCGTCTCGGTCCGCGCGGATGGTTCCAGACTATAGCAGATGCATTAAAACTCATGGGGAAAGAGGATATTACTCCAGAAGGCGCTGATAGGTTTATCTTTAAAGTTGCGCCAATGATTATTTTCGTTCTCCCGATGATGACTTTAGCAGTCATTCCTTATGGAAAAGGCATGGCACCCATTGATCTCGATTTAGGTATTTTCTACTTTTTGGCTATCTCCGCTATTTCAACTTTGGCTTTCCTAATGGCTGGATGGGGATCCAATAATAAATACTCTTTATTGGGTGGTATGCGGGCAGTTGCCCAAATGATCAGTTACGAAATCCCTTTGCTCTTCTCTTTACTTGGGGTTGTCATGATCACTCAATCGTTTAATTTAGGAGTCATTGTTGAAGCACAAAGTACTATTCCTTTTATTATTCTTCAACCTATTGCATTTGTGATTTACATTATTGCGGCTATGGCAGAAGTCAACCGTGCACCGTTTGACCTGGTTGAAGCAGATCAGGAAGTCGTTGCCGGACCGTTTACAGAGTACACTGGGCTCCGCTGGGGATTGTTTTTCCTAGGAGAATACGGAAATATGACAGCTGTATCTGCACTCGCCGCAACCGTGTTTTTGGGTGGCTGGCAGGGGCCGGGCTTTTTCCCAGGCTGGGTATGGTTTTGGATGAAAGTCGGTATAGTCATTTTCTTTATGATGTGGGCTCGCTGGACTTTCCCTAGAATTCGTATTGATCATTTAATGCATTTAGCGTGGAAGGTATTGTTACCGCTTTCGCTTTTAAACATTTTGTTAACGGGTCTGGGTATCTATATTTACCGATTCGTGATGGGGGGGTGACACAGTGTTTGGTAAAGGTTTGTTACAAGGTCTTGGTATTACATTCAAACGCATGGTTGGTCCCAATATCACGGAGTTTTACCCCGAGGTGAAACCCAATCTTCCGACCAGAGTGCGCAGTTCCATGGGTCTTGATAAGAGTAAGTGCATCTCTTGCAATATGTGTGCGATGGCTTGTCCTAACTCGGTTATTAAATTGAGCAGCGAAAAAGATGAAAATAACAAAAAAGTTCTTAAGACTTATCACATGGACGTTGGTCGTTGCCTCTTCTGCGGCATGTGCACTGAGGTTTGTCCGACCAAGGCTTTGACAGTGACACAGGAATACGAAAATGCTGTATATGAACCAGGAGATATGAAATGGGACATGATAAAGCGGGCTGAGCGGAAAGGGAAGGAGGGGTGAGCGTGAGCACTATAGTTTTCTTTATCTTTTCTATCATGGCCATTGCAGCTGCGTGGGGTGTCGTCACTTCGAAAAACATTGTGCATAGTGCGCTTTATCTGGCACTTTCCTTTTCAGGTGTAGCAGTGCTTTATGTCTTGATGAATGCAGACTTTTTGGCGGCAGTTCAGTTGCTGATCTACACGGGAGCCGTATCAATTATGGTAGTTTTTGCGGTGATGTTGACGTTACGTGGTGAAATCTGTGACAGCAATCTTGAGAATCGTAAGTGGGGTTGGGGTGCACTTGTTTCTGGACTTGTGTTTATCATGATAGCGCTCGTCATTCTCACAAATTCAGATTGGCGCATTTTACCAACAGCGTGGACTAGCGGTGGCTCGGCTGCAGATATGTCGCTACTTTTATTGACTCAATTTATGATACCCTTTGAAGTAGCAGCTGTTTTACTTACCGTTGCCTTAGCCGGAGCTGTGATCTTGGCGAAGGGAGTGAAAGAGAGCAAATGAATTTAAGTAATTTAAGTGTGGGGCTTTCTACGTATCTTTTAGTGGGTGCAATGCTCTTTAGTCTGGGGCTTTATGGTGTATTTTCAAAACGAAATATTATTGCTGTACTCATGTCCATTGAGCTTATGCTTAATGCCGTTAATATTAATTTTGTTGCTTTCAATCGCTTTATTTGGAACCAAAAGATTGACATCCACTATGTTCTGACTGGGCATGTGGCTGCACTTTTCGTCATTGTTGTTGCGGCAGCTGAAGTGGCCGTTGGACTTGCTTTGGTTATTACGATTTATCGTAACCGTCAGTCCACCAACGTGGACGAATTTAATTGGTTGAAGTGGTAAGAGAGACTATGGAGAAGGTAGGTGTTCAAGGAAATGCATGATCTCTTTCGATGGGCATGGTTAATTCCTGCTTTGCCCTTCCTGTCGTTTCTACTCATCGCCTTTGTCACGAAACGATCCAAAGGGCTGTCTTCTACAGTATCGATCCTGGCGATTCTCACCGCGTTGGGCTTAGCTGTTGCTATTGCTTCAGGACTTATTCAGTCGGGTGCAGAACTTGTGGAACATCCTGCAATCGTAAACGTGAATTGGCTTAATATTGGGGGCTTAAAGATCGATTTTGGAACGATCGTCGATCCCCTGAGTACTATGATGTTGTTTGTAGTTACCTTGGTAGCATCGATGGTACAGATCTATTCTTTAGGATATATGCACGGGGACGAGGGTTTTTCGCGTTACTATGCGTACCAGTCTCTGTTTGCAGCATCCATGTTGGGCATGGTGCTCGCCACCAATTTGTTGCAACTCTTTATCTTCTGGGAATTAGTTGGACTATGCTCTTACTTGCTGATTGGTTTTTGGTACTTTAAAGTATCTGCGCGTGAAGCAGCTAAAAAGGCTTTTATGACGACACGTGTCGGAGACTTTGGCTTACTTCTAGGGATACTTTTCCTCTATACCAAATTCGGAACGCTTGATTTCGCTGCACTCTCCGTAGCACTTAACACGAATTTCCAAGATGTGGCACTTATCGGGACTGCATCGTATGTGACAGTCATGGCGTTCCTCATCTTTATGGGACCCGTGGGCAAGTCAGGACAGTTTCCCCTTCACGTTTGGTTACCAGACGCAATGGAGGGCCCGACGCCAGTTAGTGCTCTGATTCACGCAGCAACCATGGTTGTTGCCGGGGTTTACCTAGTAGCACGGATGTATTTTCTTTTTGATCATGCCGATCCGTCAGCCTTACAGTTTATTGCCAACATAGGCGCTTTCACAGCTATCTTTGCGGCGTCCATTGCGATCGCGCAAGATGACATTAAACGCATTTTGGCGTATTCCACCTTAAGCCAACTTGGCTATATGATGTTTGCGCTTGGTGTGGGTTCGTACTCGGGAGCCATGTTTCACTTAATGACCCATGCGTTCTTTAAAGCCTTAATGTTCTTAGGCGCTGGTTCTGTGATTTTAGCTATGCATCATAAACAAGATATTTGGGAAATGGGTGGACTTTGGAAAAAGATGCCAATAACAGGTACGACATTTTTTATCGGAATTCTGGCTATCTCCGGAGTCCCACCGTTTGCAGGGTTCTTCTCGAAAGACGAGATTTTAGCTAATGCCCTGCACAACGGACATCCAGTGATTTATGGAGTGGGTCTGTTTACGGCTTTCTTAACAGCATTCTACATGAGCCGTTTGTTCTTTGTAACGTTTTGTGGACCTGAAAAGCCAGAAAACCATACTCATGAATCGCCTTGGAGTATGACAATTCCGCTCATGATTCTCGCCTTCTTCAGTCTTATTGGTGGATGGGTTGCTTTACCGGAACATAACTTCGCTTTCTTTGTCCATTATCTTCCGAGTGGACATGAGTTCGAAAGAGAAGCTATTGACTGGGGCTTAGCTGCAATTTCCGTCACTGCGGGACTTCTCGGTATTGGGCTCGCTTATATCATCTATATTAAGAAGTCCATTGCTGCAGAGAATATTGTGGCCCGCTTCCCAGTGGTTTACAAAGTACTCCAAAACAAATACTACGTCGACGAGTTATATTTGTGGATTATTCATTACGTTATGGGCGGTCTAGCAAAAGTCCTATACTGGTTTGACATTTATATCATAGACGGGATCATCAATGGAATCGCTTTAATCACGCGCGGTAGTGCTAAAACACTTCGCCGAACTAGTACAGGACAACTACAAACGTACGCAATGGTGTTCTTTTTCGCAGTTGTCGTCATATTCATGGTCTTTGCATTTGGGGAAGGTCAATTGACAGCTCTTAACCCCTTAGCAACGCTAGGAGGTGTGAAATAATGTCTGCACTGCCAACAGTGAGCTCATCACTCCTTCTACCCGGCATTCTGCTAGCACCAGTATTGGCTATGTTAATGATTGTATTCTTGCCTAAAGAAGAAAGTAAGACGATCAAAATCATTGCAGCCATAGGTACTTTTGCCTCTATGGCCCTCTCACTTTATGCTTTCTTTGCCTATGACCGTGCGTTGGGTGGAATGCAGTTTACCTTAACGATTCCCTGGATACCTGATCTCGGTGTTAGTATGGCCTTCGGTGTTGACGGAATCAGTTTACCCATGCTTCTACTGACGAATATAATTGGTTTCTCTTCCATCTATGCATCTTGGAATATGGATAAGCGTGTCAAAGAATTCTTTGTTTTACTGCTTATTCTAATCACTGGGGTCATGGGAACGTTTATCGCACGTGATCTGTTCATCTTCTTCCTCTTCTATGAGATTGTGGTTATTCCAATCTACATCATGGTCATCATCTGGGGAAGTTCGAAACGAGTCACCAAGGAATACGCCGGTATGAAATTGACCATTTACTTGCTTATAGGATCCGCCTTCCTGCTCGTCGGCCTGATCGCCTTATACTTGGCCGCAGGCAAAAATGGCAATCCGACCTTCATGTTTGATCAATTAGCTGCTAGGCAAGACCTCTACAGTCCTGCTTTCCAAAAAGTCGCCTTTGGCTTAATGCTCTTTGGTTTTGGTTCTCTCATATCCATGTTTCCCTTTCACTCCTGGTCTCCTGATGGTTATGCTGGAGCTCCGACGGCCGTTAGTATGATTCATGCCGGAGTTTTAAAGAAAATTGGGGGCTATGGATTAATCCGCTTGGGAGTTATGGTTCTTCCGCTCGGAGCAAAGTTCTGGGCTCCGCTCATCGCAGTCTTGGCAATTTGCAACGTACTTTATGCAGCCTTTATCGCCTTGGCTCAAAAGGATCTCAAATACGTTATCGGTTATTCATCAGTTAGCCACATGGGGTATGTACTGATTGCCCTGGCGGCCCTGAACCCAACCGCTATGACAGGTGCTATCGCTATGATGTTTGCACACGGAGTCATGTCCGCTCTCATCTTCTCGATGATCGGATTTATCTACGAGAAAACTCATACGCGTAATATCGCCGATTTGGGAGGACTAGCCCATCAAGTGCCACGCTTAGCCATTGGCCTTTTGATTGCGGGTATGGCTTCTCTGGGCTTGCCAAGTACAGTCAATTTTATTTCCGAGTTCACTATCTTTATGGGTACAATCCATGTTTTCCCTGTACTCGCTATGCTAGGAATTTTCGGGATTATCTTTACAGCAGTTTACATCTTACGGATGATTGCTAACGTTCTGTTCGGACCACGTCGTCCTGAATGGGACCATCTAAAAGACATTCGTGGGGCAGAATTAGTTCCTTTGGTCGTATGTGTGTTCGTGATCTTTCTTTTAGGGGTATTCCCTAACATTTTATTTGGCTTGATTGATAGTGGGGTTACCTCATCGGGTCTTGCCAAGGTACTTGAGACTGTGAGTCAGGCGAAGATTGGAGGGTTGTTCTAATGGTAGATTTCAATATTGCGACAGTGCTTACGCCTGAAATTGCCTTGGCCGCACTGGCATTGATTCTGTTGGCCATTGGACTTCTGATTCCACCTAGCGCGCGAAAAGGCATGATGCCGCTCACTGTTTTCTCGCTATTAGGTGTTCTCAGTTATACGCTCTTTGATTTCTTTAAGGGTCCTAAGGCATCATTCCTTAATGGAATGTACATGCACGATCAATTCGCAGTCTATTTCAAAATACTATTCCTGGCGGCTGCGCTTCTGGTTGTACTCTCTTCGGGTGGGTATATTCAAAAGTTACCTAATCATCGTGGTGAGTTCTATTCTTTAATTTTGGCGGCGACTTTGGGAATGATGGTCATGGCAGGGGCTGGCGAACTTATTACGATGTACGTTGGTCTCGAATTGATGACGATTTCCTTCTATGTCCTTGTTGCTTATTTGGCGGATGATGCACGTTCCTCAGAAGCCGGGATTAAGTACCTTGTTCTTGGTGCCACTTCATCAGCCATTTTGCTCTACGGGATCAGCCTTATCTATGGACTCACTGGCTCTACTCAGCTCACAGAAATTGCAAGTGGGTTAGGGGCCAACCTATCTCCTGCATCCTTCTTGGCGACAGTTTTTCTTCTTGCAGGGTTAGGATTCAAAATCTCCCTTGTTCCGTTTCATCTTTGGGCACCGGATATTTATGAAGGCGCGCCTACGCCTGTTACGGCGTTCTTGGCCATTGCCTCAAAAGCGGCTGCCTTTGCTGTTTTGATCAGAGTCTATCTGTTAACTATGAACAGCCAGGCCTTTTCAGGCACTGGACTAACGTTGTTAGTTGTTCTGGCATCTCTGACCATGATATTGGGTAATTTAATTGCGATACCTCAAACGAACATTAAACGGTTATTAGCGTATTCAAGCATTGCGCAAGCAGGCTACCTAATGGTGGGTATTATTGCTGAATCAGTGGCAGGGGTCAAAGGGGTCGTATTCTATGCCATGATTTATGTTTTCGCTAATATGGGTGCGTTTGCGGTTGCAACTCACGTATCTGAGAAGCAAGGCAGTGACAAGATTGCTGATTTTGCGGGTTTAGCTCGCCGCTCTCCTTTGGCAGCGGTTGTTATGACGGCATCCTTACTATCTCTAGCGGGGATTCCCCCAATGGCTGGGTTCGTAGGGAAGTTCTATCTCTTCTCTGCAGTCATGGACCAAGGATACACAGCCATTGCCTATATTGGGTTTGTGATGAGTATGGTGTCCGTGTACTATTATCTCTCGGTCGTTAAGGTGATGTACCTCGGAGATGGCGAAAAATTGCCAGACGTTCCGGTTCATGGAGCGATGAAGTTTACGCTGGTCTTCTCGATGTTAATTACGCTAGCAATCGGGATTTATCCCTCTCCTCTAGCTCAAATGGCAATCGCTGCAGCGCAGAGTTTAATCAGATAACCTTCATCAGGTTGTCTATGGGATATTGAATAGAACAAATGTCGATATACTAAAAGAGGTTCTCAGTTTTACTGAGAACCTTTTTTGTAATATTATATATTAAACGAGCATACTTGAGGCTTGAAAGTGGTCTATCATATGGTATTAGGGTAGTGTAATTAGGAGACGAGATATAAGCTGTCTAATGTTTTTAACTATATGAACTAGGATATCTCAAACCTTTAAATGTCTATAAAGTCTGAAAAGGGATATCGTTTTAAGAAAGAGGGGGTTAACATTTTGAAGAATAAACAGTCCCTCGGAAAATCCGGAGAGCAATTTGCAGCTCGCTTGATCATAAATTCCGGCTTGAGCACCGTTAATCTTAATTATCGATGTCCAAAAGGGGAGATGGATATTATTGCCCGTGATGGAGAAACACTAGTTTTCATTGAGGTACGCACACGAAGATCTTCGTTTAGAGGCTGGGGCGAGGAAAGTATCACACAACAAAAGGCGAAACGCTTACGAGACATCGCGTCCTATTACGTGTTGCAACAGGGGTATACGAACTGGCCTAGCTTGAGATTTGATGTTATTGCTATACGTTGGATTAGTGATAACCCCGATTCTGTATGGATTCAAGCGGCTATATGAATTAACATTACAATATAAGTTTGATCACACAATTTTCACGTTTGGATGGTAAACTATAGTTATAGTTATAGTTATAGTTATAGGTTATAAGTTATAAGTTATAGGTTATAGTTAAGGGCTTCAAGTTACTGTTAAAGTCGTCGGGGCGATGCTTATCCCAAAGGAGTGTATGCTAATTGAATACAATTTTAGTGGTTGATGATGAAGAAAAAATAAGAAGTTTGGTAAGGTTATACTTAGAGCGAGAAGGGTTCGATGTTGAGGAGGCAGAAGATGGTCGTGTGGCTCTGGAAAAATTCCGCACAGGTCAGTTTTCCCTCTTAATAGTCGATCTTATGATGCCGGATGTCGATGGTTGGCGCGTTTGCCGTGAGATCCGTGCAAGTTCTGGGATTCCCATTATCATGTTAACTGCGAGGGGAGAGGAATTTGACCGTGTACTAGGTCTTGAACTGGGTGCTGACGATTATCTGGTGAAGCCATTTAGTACCAAGGAATTAGTAGCACGTGTAAAAGCACTCTTACGTCGATCAACCGGTCAACTTCAGCAAGTTTCCTCTGAGATAACGGCTGGGTTGCTATGTATCGATAAAGAAAGACATCGTGTAAGTATTGGGAATCAGGTTATTAGCTTAACCCCTTTGGAGTTTGATTTGCTTTATTTTTTGGCAAGGAATCGAGGTAGGGTTTTCTCACGCGAACAGCTGATGGAAACAGTTTGGGGTTATGACTTTTATGGGGATGCTAGAACGGTCGACACCCATGTCAAAAAGTTGCGAGAGAAATTAGCCGACCCGGATATTAAGGGAATGTTGGTCACTGTATGGGGTGTAGGCTATAAATTTGATCCTGACCATGTTCATTGACGAGATGAAGAATCTTAAATAGTAAAGATGGTGTTAGTTCAGTGAAAATGCGTCATGCATGGACAATCTCTATGAAACTATGGATTGCCTTGACCCTCCTTATTCTTGTCGTACTTGGGGGGTTAGGGCTTACGATCACCTGGCTTTTCGGGGATTTTTATCTTCAACAAAAGTTGGATTCACTTCGGAAAGAGGCGACTGAAATATCAGAGCAATTGGCAACAGTCTATAGTTGGAGTGAACGGTTAAATCTGCTAGAAACGTTGAAGCTAACCTCGGGCACGCAATTAGTTTTACTTGATCCAAAAGGGAATATATTAGTAATTTCGGGAACAACTTCAATATCATCACAGGGCTTAGGAGTCGGGGTAGGCGGGCATTTAGGCGTACTGGGAGGATGGTCACGAAATCTACGGCCCTCGGACTTCTTTACCGATGAGTACTTGGAAACGGTCCTTTCTGGTAAAACTATTTCGATTAAAGCTTTACCCGTTAATGGTGGCGGGCAGGCGATGCTTATTGCTGCTACGCCAGTCGGAATTAAACCCGTTCAGGGTGTTGTGCTTCTAGGGAGCTCTCCGGTTCCTATTCAAGAAAGTATCGCAACGTTTCGTCGACTTATTCTCTATGCCTCCTTGATTGCGGTTTTCTTGGCCACAGTGGTTAGCCTTATTTTTGCTCGACAAGTAACGAGGCCACTTGCCTTGATGCAACGAGGAGCAACTAGAATGGCTAAAGGCGACTTTTTGCCCATTCAAGGTATAACAAGCAAAGATGAAATCGGAGAGTTGGCCGAGGTTTTAAATTCGATGGGAGAAAGCCTGAAAAACCACATGGAATGGCTTTCTCAAGAAAAGAACTTGCTTCAAGGTATCGTTGAAAGTATCAGTGATGCGGTGGTTATGCTGAGTTTTGAAGGCCTGATTCTCTATGCCAATGATTCTGCGAAGGCGTTGTGGCAAGAAGGTGAGATTGAACTTTCGGAACGAAGAACCCAAATTGTCGAATTTCTCCATTCGATGAGCCAAAACATTTCTCAAGGCGAAAACTTTGCAACAGTAACCCTTGGAATACAGGTGTTGCAAGTTGTAATGGCACCGATGGCCGAGACGGAGGGAATCCGTGGGAATGTTGCAGTTCTTAGAGACGTAACGGCCTCTTTGCGGGCGGAAAAGGCCCGCCGTGAGTTTTTAGCCAGTGTTACGCACGAACTTAGAACTCCTCTACATCTTATTCAAGGGTATTTGGAGGCAATCCAAGATGGTGTGATACCGGAACATCAGCAGGATGAGCATATTGACCTGGTCTTGGATGAAGCCAAACGTTTGGCGCGTTTAGTTCAGGATTTACAAGACATAAATTGGCTTGAACGAGGACAAATTATGCAACGTGTTACTCTTGACCTGAAGAGTTTTCTGAGTGATCTAGAGCAACGTTTTCAGGGTCGAGCGCAGGAGCTAGGTTTGATTCTAGAAGTTTCTGAAGGTCGAGGGGAATTATCTGCAGATCCAGATCGGCTTTTGCAAGTCTTTATTAATCTTTTAGACAATGCAATGGGGCACACACCTTGTGGAAAGATTGTTAGGGTATTTATGGAGGAAGATCAGAATCAGGTGCGATTCGCAGTCCAAGATGAAGGAGAAGGAATTCCCAAAGAAGCATTACCCTATATCTTTGATCGATTTTTTAGAGCGAATAAAGCACGATCGCGAAAGGATGGGGGAATGGGCTTAGGGCTTGCCATTGTACGACAAATTGTGGAAGCCCATGGAGGGCGTGTGAAAGTTGAAAGTGATATGGGAAGAGGGACGACTTTTTGGATTACTCTTCCACGTTAGGCACCTTTGAAGGTGTTACTGTTCCGATTATTCCACTCACTGTACGCCTACACAATGGCACAGGTTAAGGAAGATTTAAACCAATCATATAGAGAAATCAGATCGTGTTTTTGCAACCTCAGGAACCATATTTTGATTAATATGGAAGGATTGTAGAGAATTAACGCGAACATTCTATTTAAAGGGAGGAGATTGAATGTTCGCAGCCGTTTATGGCATGACCGTACTTGGGTTACAAGCTCACTTAATTCGTGTGGAAGTCGACGTGGCGAATGGTCTGCCGAGTTTTGATATTGTTGGATTGCCAACTACAGCTGTGAGAGAGGCCCGTGATCGCGTGCGTTCAGCGATACGAAACTCTGGCTACCAGTTCCCCCTTCAGCGAGTCACTGTGAACTTAGCTCCTGCGGACTTGCGCAAAGAAGGTTCAGGCCTCGATCTGCCGATTGCGATAGGGATACTCGCAGCTACTGGGCAATGCATCTCACCATCACTTGCTCATTATGTGTTTTCCGGCGAACTTTCTTTGGAGGGGACCCTTCGTCCAGTTCCTGGGGTACTTACCATGGCCATTACTCTGAATAAAGAAAACTTAACAACAGGGATGGAAGGCGGGCTCGCTACAGAAACATTTAGTTTGATCGTTCCCCCAGATAATTTAGCTGAAGCTCGTCTTGTGACTGAGTTAGAAACGCATAGTACACTAACTCTCGGTCTAATAGTGAAAGGGATCGAAAATAAGATTGGTTTCGAAGATGATGTTTTGCCACGGACTCCTCAAAAGAGCTTATTTAACGGAATCAAGGTGGACTGGGCCGATGTCCATGGGCAAAATCACGCTAAAAGGGCTTTAGAGATTGCTGCAACTGGGGGGCATAATGTCATTTTGGTAGGGCCCCCAGGATCGGGTAAGACGCTCCTAGCAA
Encoded proteins:
- a CDS encoding response regulator transcription factor produces the protein MNTILVVDDEEKIRSLVRLYLEREGFDVEEAEDGRVALEKFRTGQFSLLIVDLMMPDVDGWRVCREIRASSGIPIIMLTARGEEFDRVLGLELGADDYLVKPFSTKELVARVKALLRRSTGQLQQVSSEITAGLLCIDKERHRVSIGNQVISLTPLEFDLLYFLARNRGRVFSREQLMETVWGYDFYGDARTVDTHVKKLREKLADPDIKGMLVTVWGVGYKFDPDHVH
- a CDS encoding ATP-binding protein encodes the protein MKLWIALTLLILVVLGGLGLTITWLFGDFYLQQKLDSLRKEATEISEQLATVYSWSERLNLLETLKLTSGTQLVLLDPKGNILVISGTTSISSQGLGVGVGGHLGVLGGWSRNLRPSDFFTDEYLETVLSGKTISIKALPVNGGGQAMLIAATPVGIKPVQGVVLLGSSPVPIQESIATFRRLILYASLIAVFLATVVSLIFARQVTRPLALMQRGATRMAKGDFLPIQGITSKDEIGELAEVLNSMGESLKNHMEWLSQEKNLLQGIVESISDAVVMLSFEGLILYANDSAKALWQEGEIELSERRTQIVEFLHSMSQNISQGENFATVTLGIQVLQVVMAPMAETEGIRGNVAVLRDVTASLRAEKARREFLASVTHELRTPLHLIQGYLEAIQDGVIPEHQQDEHIDLVLDEAKRLARLVQDLQDINWLERGQIMQRVTLDLKSFLSDLEQRFQGRAQELGLILEVSEGRGELSADPDRLLQVFINLLDNAMGHTPCGKIVRVFMEEDQNQVRFAVQDEGEGIPKEALPYIFDRFFRANKARSRKDGGMGLGLAIVRQIVEAHGGRVKVESDMGRGTTFWITLPR